Proteins encoded within one genomic window of Candidatus Methylomirabilota bacterium:
- the plsY gene encoding glycerol-3-phosphate 1-O-acyltransferase PlsY yields MRVLGLIGVYLIGSIPIGFLVARAAGGFDIRGKGSGNIGATNVLRTLGPVPAVLTLLGDVAKGYVAVRAAEVIGPEPVWGAAGAVLAIVGNCWPLFLRFKGGKGVATALGAFLALTPSAILLAMAVWIVLTAAFRYVSLASILACVGLAIGAWLFGYTPMYAAAAACAAVLIVWRHHENVKRLLSGTERRLGERASTA; encoded by the coding sequence GTGAGGGTGCTGGGCCTCATCGGGGTCTATCTCATCGGCTCGATTCCTATCGGGTTCCTGGTCGCCCGCGCCGCGGGTGGCTTCGACATCCGGGGCAAGGGCAGCGGCAACATCGGCGCCACCAACGTCCTCCGGACTCTCGGTCCCGTCCCCGCGGTGCTGACATTGCTCGGCGATGTTGCAAAGGGTTATGTTGCCGTCAGAGCGGCGGAAGTGATTGGGCCCGAGCCCGTGTGGGGCGCCGCCGGGGCGGTGCTCGCCATCGTGGGCAACTGCTGGCCGCTCTTTCTTCGCTTCAAGGGAGGCAAGGGCGTGGCCACGGCGCTGGGGGCCTTTCTCGCGCTGACTCCCAGCGCCATCCTGCTCGCGATGGCCGTGTGGATCGTCCTCACGGCGGCCTTCCGCTACGTGTCGCTCGCCTCCATCCTGGCGTGCGTGGGCCTGGCGATCGGCGCGTGGCTCTTCGGCTATACGCCGATGTACGCGGCGGCGGCGGCCTGCGCCGCCGTGCTCATCGTATGGCGGCACCACGAGAACGTGAAGCGGCTCCTCTCGGGCACGGAGCGCCGGCTTGGGGAGCGGGCGTCCACCGCATGA
- a CDS encoding NAD(P)H-dependent glycerol-3-phosphate dehydrogenase — protein sequence MTSRGGAVAVIGAGSWGTALAVQLGRSGMAVRLWARDPALARAIGGARENRRYLPDVPLPESVVAGADHLEALDGSDLVILAVPSHFLRGVLQLMAAAIPSGAVLLSATKGLEPSSALRMSELLAQIVPAHQVAALSGPSFAREVALGKPTALVVASTDAGVARSLQERLSVPAFRLYTNRDVVGVEIGGALKNVMAIATGLSDGLGLGENARAALITRGLAEMGRLAVRLGSQPATLAGLAGLGDLVLTCTGSQSRNHRLGLAVARGQTLAQAEASTPMVAEGVRTVASARMLAGRAGVSMPICDEVSAVLFEAKPVKEALASLLAREPRPEEEHAGRA from the coding sequence ATGACATCCCGCGGGGGCGCGGTGGCGGTCATCGGCGCCGGGAGCTGGGGGACGGCCCTGGCGGTCCAGCTCGGCCGAAGCGGCATGGCGGTGCGGCTCTGGGCTCGCGATCCGGCGCTGGCCCGGGCGATCGGCGGCGCGCGCGAGAACCGGCGCTATCTCCCCGACGTCCCCCTTCCAGAGAGCGTTGTCGCCGGTGCCGACCACCTCGAGGCGCTCGACGGCAGCGACCTCGTGATCCTCGCGGTGCCGTCTCACTTTCTGCGCGGGGTGCTGCAGCTGATGGCGGCCGCGATCCCGAGCGGGGCGGTGCTGCTGTCGGCGACCAAGGGTCTCGAGCCCTCGAGCGCGCTCCGCATGTCCGAGCTTCTCGCCCAGATCGTCCCCGCGCACCAAGTCGCGGCCCTCTCGGGCCCGTCCTTCGCTCGCGAGGTGGCGCTGGGCAAGCCCACCGCCCTCGTGGTGGCCTCGACGGATGCGGGCGTCGCGCGGAGCCTCCAGGAGCGGCTGAGCGTTCCCGCCTTCCGGCTCTACACGAACCGCGACGTCGTCGGTGTCGAGATCGGCGGCGCGCTGAAGAACGTGATGGCGATCGCCACCGGGCTCTCAGACGGGCTTGGGCTCGGCGAGAACGCGCGCGCGGCGCTCATCACCCGCGGCCTGGCCGAGATGGGGCGCCTGGCGGTCCGGCTCGGAAGCCAGCCCGCGACGCTCGCGGGGCTGGCCGGGCTCGGCGACCTCGTGCTGACCTGCACGGGCTCACAGAGCCGCAACCACCGGCTCGGCCTGGCAGTCGCGAGAGGCCAAACCTTGGCCCAGGCGGAAGCGTCCACTCCCATGGTCGCTGAGGGCGTGCGCACCGTCGCCTCGGCCCGGATGCTGGCCGGGCGGGCAGGGGTGAGCATGCCGATTTGCGACGAGGTCTCGGCCGTGCTCTTCGAGGCCAAGCCCGTGAAGGAGGCGCTTGCCTCACTCCTTGCCCGGGAGCCGCGCCCCGAGGAGGAGCACGCCGGCCGTGCCTGA
- the galT gene encoding galactose-1-phosphate uridylyltransferase, giving the protein MPELRRDPVVGRWVIISTERSRRPSDFASAPVHPKETGPCVFCPGQESRTPEEILAVREPTSAPNGPGWEVRVVPNKFPALRIEGDLEPAGEGVYDRMNGIGAHEVIIETPEHGASLAGLPETQVVAVLEAWRRRMVDLQKDARFEYVSVFKNHGEAAGASLEHPHSQLIATPIVPMMVEQELEGALRHFRMKKRCIWCDIIRQEMQGKARGLGRLILAEGGFVALCPYAPRFPFETWILPEGHRSSYEDAEGVDFGALARLLGEVLRRMNRVLGDPAWNLSLHSAPLKTPTLDHFHWHLEIIPKLTKVAGFEWGTGFFINPTPPEEAARYLRAGLPTAT; this is encoded by the coding sequence GTGCCTGAGCTGAGGCGCGATCCCGTCGTCGGCCGATGGGTGATCATCTCGACCGAGCGCTCCAGGCGGCCCTCCGACTTCGCCTCCGCGCCGGTCCATCCAAAGGAGACCGGTCCCTGCGTCTTCTGCCCCGGGCAGGAGTCGCGCACGCCCGAGGAGATCCTCGCGGTGCGCGAGCCGACGAGCGCTCCCAATGGCCCCGGCTGGGAGGTCCGCGTGGTGCCCAACAAGTTCCCGGCGCTCAGGATCGAGGGGGATCTCGAGCCCGCGGGAGAAGGCGTCTACGACCGGATGAACGGCATCGGGGCCCACGAGGTCATCATCGAGACCCCAGAGCACGGCGCCTCACTGGCGGGACTGCCTGAGACCCAGGTGGTCGCGGTGCTCGAGGCGTGGCGCCGGCGCATGGTCGACCTCCAGAAGGATGCGCGCTTCGAGTACGTCAGCGTCTTCAAGAACCACGGCGAGGCCGCCGGCGCCTCGCTCGAGCACCCGCACTCCCAGCTCATCGCCACGCCCATCGTTCCCATGATGGTCGAGCAGGAGCTCGAGGGGGCGCTTCGTCACTTCCGCATGAAGAAGCGCTGTATCTGGTGCGACATCATCCGCCAGGAGATGCAGGGTAAGGCCCGCGGGCTCGGCCGGCTCATCCTGGCCGAGGGCGGCTTCGTGGCGCTCTGCCCATATGCTCCCCGCTTCCCATTCGAGACCTGGATCCTGCCCGAGGGCCACCGTTCGAGTTACGAAGACGCCGAGGGCGTGGACTTCGGGGCCCTGGCGAGACTCCTGGGCGAGGTCTTGAGGCGGATGAACCGGGTCCTGGGCGATCCCGCCTGGAACCTGAGCCTCCACTCGGCACCGCTGAAGACTCCGACCCTCGACCACTTCCACTGGCACCTGGAAATCATCCCGAAATTGACCAAGGTGGCGGGTTTCGAGTGGGGCACCGGCTTCTTCATAAACCCGACCCCCCCTGAGGAGGCCGCCCGGTATCTACGGGCTGGACTGCCGACAGCGACCTAA
- a CDS encoding secondary thiamine-phosphate synthase enzyme YjbQ, whose protein sequence is MQTLKVARKTFTMLSEHRMQILDITKTIRDVMLSADIKEGILLVNSLHTTCALFVNEFQGALVEDIKSMIETLVAENDGYRHDDPRYSDCERGNAHSHLRAALLGRSVAVGISGGELSLGRFQSILFAELDGPRPRSIDVQIMGV, encoded by the coding sequence GTGCAGACCCTTAAGGTCGCGCGCAAGACCTTCACGATGTTGAGCGAGCACCGGATGCAGATCCTCGACATCACCAAGACGATCCGCGACGTCATGCTGAGCGCCGACATCAAGGAAGGCATCCTTCTCGTCAACTCGCTGCACACGACGTGCGCGCTCTTCGTCAACGAGTTCCAGGGGGCCCTGGTCGAGGACATCAAGTCCATGATCGAGACACTGGTGGCCGAGAACGACGGCTACCGGCACGACGACCCCCGCTACTCGGACTGCGAGCGCGGCAACGCGCATTCGCACCTCCGCGCCGCGCTGCTGGGCCGGAGCGTCGCGGTCGGCATCAGCGGCGGCGAGCTGTCGCTGGGCCGCTTCCAGTCCATCCTCTTCGCCGAGCTCGACGGGCCGAGGCCGCGCAGCATCGACGTCCAGATCATGGGCGTCTAG
- a CDS encoding radical SAM protein, with protein MSWKLKKKAQALVAGEEGVVSKDWGGRVSVALVYPNTYAVGMSNLGFQTIYEHLNALPDAVCERVFFPDPEDSDEYARTGTEPFSLESLRPLRDFDVVGFSVTYEGDYINVLRLLGMAGIPSRAADRGPGDPLVLMGGVCAFSNPEPLAPFMDAIAVGEGEELVGEIIAAYGACRADGSEESSREGLRQRVIDRLKSLQGIYVPAAYDVRYAVDGTIDAVVPLEEGVPALVVKRRLGDVNRFETRSILKTPKAEYGHMALLEVGKGCGRGCRFCLEGQVYRPVRHRSIESLRESVAQIAKESKRVGLVGACVSDYPWIGDLMKMLEEYGVEVSISSLRADSLTEDLVASLQRGGHRTLTMAPEAGTERLRRVIRKVITDEQLYAACDLLRKYGIPNLKCYFMIGQPTETMEDVEAIPDLARRMLERLRVPGPDGHPFGKLTLSVSSFVPKPWTPFQWAPFDEPRDLESKLEAIKAGARRLQVRVVHENPREAGLQALLARGDRRVGDFLEIAARLDGDWRRALREWGVDPSFYTRRSRPEGEIMPWDHFDVGVKKAGLLREWQRAGLGEAVPA; from the coding sequence ATGTCGTGGAAACTCAAGAAGAAAGCCCAAGCCCTCGTCGCGGGTGAAGAGGGTGTGGTCAGCAAGGACTGGGGCGGCCGCGTCTCGGTCGCCCTGGTCTATCCCAACACCTACGCCGTGGGCATGTCCAACCTGGGCTTCCAGACGATCTACGAGCACCTGAACGCGCTGCCGGACGCCGTCTGCGAGCGCGTGTTCTTCCCTGATCCCGAGGACTCCGACGAGTACGCGCGCACCGGCACCGAGCCCTTCTCTCTCGAGTCGCTGCGCCCGCTCCGCGACTTCGACGTGGTCGGGTTCTCCGTCACCTACGAGGGCGACTACATCAACGTGCTGCGCCTCCTCGGCATGGCGGGAATCCCCTCGCGGGCGGCGGATCGCGGGCCGGGCGACCCTCTGGTGCTCATGGGCGGGGTTTGCGCCTTCTCGAACCCCGAGCCCCTGGCGCCCTTCATGGACGCCATCGCCGTCGGGGAAGGGGAGGAGCTGGTCGGGGAGATCATCGCGGCCTACGGAGCATGCCGCGCCGACGGGTCGGAGGAGTCGAGCCGTGAGGGCCTGAGGCAGCGGGTGATCGACCGGCTCAAGTCGCTCCAGGGCATCTACGTGCCGGCGGCTTACGACGTTCGCTACGCGGTGGACGGGACCATCGACGCGGTCGTGCCACTGGAGGAGGGTGTCCCGGCGCTGGTCGTGAAGAGGCGCCTCGGCGACGTCAACCGCTTCGAGACACGCTCCATTCTCAAGACCCCCAAGGCGGAATACGGCCACATGGCCCTCCTCGAGGTGGGCAAGGGCTGCGGAAGAGGGTGCCGCTTTTGTCTTGAGGGCCAGGTCTACCGGCCCGTGCGCCACCGGAGCATCGAGTCGCTGCGTGAGTCCGTCGCCCAGATCGCCAAGGAGTCCAAGCGCGTGGGTCTCGTGGGCGCCTGCGTGTCGGACTACCCATGGATCGGCGACCTCATGAAGATGCTCGAGGAGTACGGTGTCGAGGTCTCGATCTCCTCGCTGCGGGCCGACAGCCTGACCGAAGACCTGGTCGCCTCGCTCCAGCGCGGCGGGCACCGGACGCTGACCATGGCGCCCGAGGCGGGCACGGAAAGGCTACGTCGAGTCATCCGTAAGGTCATCACGGACGAGCAGCTCTACGCCGCCTGCGACCTCCTGCGCAAGTACGGCATCCCGAACCTCAAGTGCTACTTCATGATCGGCCAGCCGACCGAGACCATGGAGGACGTGGAAGCCATCCCCGATCTGGCGCGCCGCATGCTGGAGCGCCTGCGCGTGCCCGGGCCGGACGGCCATCCCTTCGGCAAGCTGACGCTGTCCGTGTCCTCCTTCGTGCCCAAGCCGTGGACGCCCTTCCAGTGGGCGCCCTTCGACGAGCCGCGCGACCTCGAGAGCAAGCTCGAAGCGATCAAGGCCGGCGCGCGGCGGCTCCAGGTGCGGGTGGTGCACGAGAACCCGCGCGAAGCGGGGCTCCAGGCGCTGCTGGCGCGGGGAGACCGCCGTGTCGGCGACTTCCTCGAAATCGCCGCCCGGCTGGACGGTGACTGGCGCCGGGCGCTTCGGGAGTGGGGGGTAGACCCCTCCTTCTACACGCGGCGCAGTCGCCCCGAGGGCGAGATCATGCCGTGGGACCACTTCGACGTGGGCGTGAAGAAGGCCGGCCTTCTTCGCGAATGGCAGCGCGCCGGGCTGGGCGAGGCCGTGCCGGCATGA
- a CDS encoding Rieske 2Fe-2S domain-containing protein produces the protein MSRRVFIGPAADVPIGEGRVVEAEGKTLALFNVDGAFYALDNDCAHRGGPLGEGDLDGTVVVCPWHAWRWDVKTGANVNNPALKMPCFPVSVDDGRVFVELP, from the coding sequence ATGAGCCGCCGCGTCTTCATCGGGCCGGCCGCCGACGTCCCGATCGGGGAGGGGCGTGTCGTGGAGGCCGAAGGCAAGACTCTCGCCCTCTTCAACGTGGACGGCGCCTTCTACGCCCTCGACAATGACTGCGCGCACCGCGGCGGGCCGCTGGGCGAGGGAGATCTCGACGGCACGGTGGTCGTGTGCCCGTGGCACGCCTGGCGCTGGGACGTGAAGACGGGCGCCAACGTCAACAACCCGGCCCTCAAGATGCCCTGCTTCCCGGTGTCGGTGGACGACGGCCGCGTCTTCGTGGAGCTGCCGTGA
- the moaA gene encoding GTP 3',8-cyclase MoaA, whose amino-acid sequence MIRDTFARPLRNLRLSVTDRCNLRCAYCMPEEEYAWLPRADILTFEEVARLVDVFAGLGVDKVRLTGGEPLLRKDLPRLVKMIAAEPRIRDLAITTNGILLAQEAQALRDAGIRRVTVSLDTLKPDRFRALTRRDAYQQVIEGIEAVSRMGWPGLKLDTVVMRGVNDDEIADLIEFARRMGAELRFIEYMDVGGATRWSMDQVVSRADILDRLTERYGRVEAIVEESSAPADRFRLPDGLTFGIISSTTAPFCQTCDRSRLTADGQWLLCLYATAGIDLRKYLRDGTSNDDLAGLIRSAWVGRRDRGAEERLLLKNRQPLVQIGELKAKPHLEMHTRGG is encoded by the coding sequence GTGATCCGCGATACCTTCGCGCGGCCGCTCCGCAACCTCCGCCTCTCCGTCACGGACCGCTGCAACCTCCGCTGCGCCTACTGCATGCCGGAAGAGGAGTATGCGTGGCTGCCGCGCGCCGACATCCTGACCTTCGAGGAGGTTGCCCGGCTGGTGGACGTCTTCGCCGGTCTCGGCGTCGACAAGGTGCGCCTCACGGGCGGCGAGCCGCTCCTGCGGAAGGATCTGCCCCGCCTCGTCAAGATGATCGCGGCCGAGCCCCGCATCCGCGACCTGGCCATCACGACCAACGGCATCCTTCTGGCCCAGGAGGCCCAGGCGCTCCGTGACGCGGGCATCCGGCGTGTGACGGTCAGCCTCGACACCCTCAAGCCCGATCGTTTCCGCGCGCTGACCCGTCGCGACGCGTACCAGCAGGTCATCGAGGGGATCGAGGCCGTCAGCCGCATGGGCTGGCCCGGTCTCAAGCTCGATACGGTGGTGATGCGCGGGGTCAACGACGACGAGATCGCGGATCTGATCGAGTTCGCGCGCCGGATGGGCGCGGAGCTTCGCTTCATCGAATACATGGACGTGGGCGGGGCGACACGGTGGTCGATGGACCAGGTCGTCTCCCGCGCCGACATCCTCGATCGCCTCACGGAGCGTTACGGGCGGGTCGAGGCCATCGTCGAGGAGTCTTCGGCGCCGGCCGACCGCTTCCGGCTCCCTGATGGCTTGACCTTCGGGATCATCTCCTCGACCACGGCGCCGTTCTGCCAGACCTGCGACAGGAGCAGGCTCACCGCGGACGGGCAGTGGCTCCTCTGCCTGTACGCCACGGCCGGAATAGACTTGAGGAAATACTTGAGGGATGGCACTTCAAACGACGATCTGGCTGGGCTGATCCGCTCGGCATGGGTGGGGCGCAGAGACAGGGGCGCGGAGGAGCGGCTCCTG